From a region of the Oligoflexus sp. genome:
- a CDS encoding YecA family protein — translation MKAGRNDPCPCGSGEKYKKCCLVKESAARSEDVLFREAEAALMERMLPFAEEAYGETAIEQAWILFLDEMTEVAFDPEDPLNLLFIPWFLFNWVIETPEDKPSSQAPLNKTVAEAFLETEDASALEKEIIRASNRRPLSFFEVLEVKKGQALKLQDLMQDRTLEVEEDTASQTLKVGELILGSIMLPMSGRVRPLTIGPFALPDRCKEDVIDLKTEILEKTGAAAMDEKLLHQEEAFTIGLYLDLLDEVLEESYDEDEEEDDDVDDEDEDDRR, via the coding sequence ATGAAAGCTGGACGTAACGACCCATGCCCATGTGGCAGTGGTGAAAAGTATAAGAAATGCTGCCTGGTTAAAGAATCTGCAGCGCGCTCGGAAGACGTTTTATTCCGTGAGGCCGAAGCGGCTCTGATGGAGCGTATGCTCCCCTTCGCTGAAGAGGCCTACGGTGAAACCGCCATCGAACAGGCCTGGATTTTATTCCTGGATGAGATGACCGAGGTTGCGTTCGATCCTGAAGATCCTCTGAATCTGCTATTTATTCCCTGGTTCCTTTTCAATTGGGTGATCGAAACGCCGGAAGATAAACCTTCCTCGCAGGCGCCTTTGAATAAGACCGTAGCCGAAGCCTTCCTGGAAACGGAAGACGCCAGCGCTTTGGAAAAGGAAATCATCCGCGCTTCCAATCGCCGTCCTTTGTCCTTCTTTGAAGTCCTTGAAGTCAAAAAAGGCCAGGCCTTGAAACTTCAGGATCTGATGCAGGATCGCACGCTCGAAGTGGAAGAGGATACCGCCTCGCAGACCCTTAAGGTCGGTGAGCTTATCCTCGGCTCCATCATGCTGCCGATGAGCGGTCGCGTTCGTCCTTTGACGATCGGACCCTTCGCCTTGCCTGATCGCTGCAAAGAAGACGTCATAGATCTGAAGACCGAGATTTTGGAAAAAACCGGCGCCGCAGCGATGGATGAAAAACTTCTGCATCAGGAAGAAGCCTTCACCATCGGACTTTACCTCGATCTTCTGGATGAAGTTTTGGAAGAGTCCTATGACGAGGACGAGGAAGAAGACGACGACGTGGATGATGAAGACGAAGATGATCGGCGTTAA